In one Camelus ferus isolate YT-003-E chromosome 14, BCGSAC_Cfer_1.0, whole genome shotgun sequence genomic region, the following are encoded:
- the MAB21L1 gene encoding putative nucleotidyltransferase MAB21L1 yields the protein MIAAQAKLVYHLNKYYNEKCQARKAAIAKTIREVCKVVSDVLKEVEVQEPRFISSLNEMDNRYEGLEVISPTEFEVVLYLNQMGVFNFVDDGSLPGCAVLKLSDGRKRSMSLWVEFITASGYLSARKIRSRFQTLVAQAVDKCSYRDVVKMVADTSEVKLRIRDRYVVQITPAFKCTGIWPRSAAHWPLPHIPWPGPNRVAEVKAEGFNLLSKECHSLAGKQSSAESDAWVLQFAEAENRLQMGGCRKKCLSILKTLRDRHLELPGQPLNNYHMKTLVSYECEKHPRESDWDESCLGDRLNGILLQLISCLQCRRCPHYFLPNLDLFQGKPHSALENAAKQTWRLAREILTNPKSLEKL from the coding sequence ATGATCGCGGCTCAGGCCAAGCTGGTCTACCATCTGAATAAATACTACAACGAAAAATGCCAAGCCAGGAAAGCTGCCATTGCCAAAACTATTCGGGAAGTCTGCAAAGTAGTTTCCGACGTCCTGAAGGAGGTGGAAGTGCAGGAGCCCCGGTTCATCAGCTCTCTCAACGAGATGGACAACCGCTACGAGGGCCTAGAGGTCATCTCCCCCACCGAATTTGAAGTGGTGCTTTACCTTAACCAAATGGGGGTGTTCAACTTTGTGGACGACGGCTCGCTGCCTGGCTGCGCGGTGCTGAAGTTGAGCGACGGGCGCAAGAGGAGCATGTCCCTCTGGGTGGAATTCATTACCGCCTCCGGCTACCTCTCGGCGCGCAAAATCCGGTCCAGGTTTCAGACGCTGGTGGCTCAAGCGGTAGACAAATGTAGCTACAGGGATGTGGTAAAGATGGTGGCAGACACCAGCGAAGTGAAACTGAGAATCCGAGATAGGTACGTGGTGCAGATCACCCCGGCTTTTAAATGCACCGGGATCTGGCCGAGGAGTGCTGCCCACTGGCCACTTCCCCACATCCCCTGGCCGGGACCCAACCGGGTGGCGGAGGTCAAAGCAGAGGGGTTCAATCTCTTGTCCAAGGAGTGCCACTCCCTGGCCGGCAAGCAGAGCTCAGCCGAGAGCGACGCCTGGGTGCTGCAGTTCGCGGAGGCAGAGAACAGACTGCAGATGGGGGGCTGCAGAAAGAAATGCCTCTCCATCCTCAAAACCTTACGGGATCGTCACCTTGAACTGCCAGGCCAGCCCCTGAACAATTACCACATGAAGACTTTGGTTTCCTATGAGTGTGAAAAGCATCCCCGGGAGTCAGACTGGGACGAGTCTTGCCTGGGTGATCGGCTTAACGGGATTTTGCTGCAACTTATCTCCTGCCTGCAGTGCCGGCGGTGTCCTCACTACTTCCTACCAAACTTAGATCTGTTTCAAGGCAAACCTCACTCGGCTTTGGAGAACGCTGCCAAACAAACGTGGCGACTGGCAAGAGAGATCCTAACCAACCCGAAAAGTTTGGAAAAACTTTAG